One window of the Oceanicaulis sp. genome contains the following:
- a CDS encoding cell wall hydrolase: MTAGSLFPRLKRVFTVAGVCAAFVLVGGAATLAPERVRDQDEAATWRTLAETYLEKGDALDWSAAPAALEFASFTVESDEVYGARITARALDDLRSFDTTHLDAARAAARERRCLAEAIYYEARSEGFAGQLAVAEVVLNRVRHRAYPDSVCGVVYQGSERVTGCQFTFTCDGSMERVPYGRGWRRSQLVAEHALMGFARPMTRSATHYHTTAVDPVWNDSLVRTRRIGAHVFYRFPNRSERQLLIREREA, encoded by the coding sequence ATGACCGCTGGATCGCTATTTCCGCGCCTGAAGCGCGTGTTCACCGTTGCGGGCGTCTGTGCGGCGTTCGTGCTGGTGGGCGGGGCTGCGACCCTCGCGCCCGAACGTGTGCGCGATCAGGACGAGGCGGCGACCTGGCGGACGCTGGCTGAAACCTATCTTGAAAAGGGCGACGCGCTGGACTGGAGCGCCGCTCCGGCCGCGCTGGAATTCGCCAGCTTCACCGTGGAATCAGACGAGGTCTACGGCGCGCGCATCACCGCACGCGCGCTCGACGATCTGCGCAGCTTCGACACCACGCATCTGGACGCCGCCCGCGCCGCCGCGCGCGAGCGCCGCTGCCTGGCCGAAGCGATCTATTACGAAGCCCGCTCCGAAGGCTTCGCCGGCCAGCTCGCCGTCGCCGAAGTCGTGCTCAACCGCGTGCGCCATCGCGCCTATCCCGACAGCGTGTGCGGCGTGGTCTATCAGGGCAGCGAGCGGGTGACCGGGTGCCAGTTCACCTTCACCTGCGACGGCTCGATGGAGCGCGTGCCCTACGGCCGCGGGTGGCGGCGCAGCCAGCTGGTCGCCGAGCACGCCCTGATGGGCTTCGCCCGGCCGATGACCCGCTCGGCCACGCACTACCACACCACAGCGGTCGATCCGGTCTGGAACGATTCCCTGGTGCGCACCCGCCGCATCGGCGCGCACGTCTTCTACCGCTTCCCCAACCGCTCCGAGCGCCAGCTGCTGATCCGCGAACGCGAGGCGTAA
- a CDS encoding TetR/AcrR family transcriptional regulator, with amino-acid sequence MSEEGLRERKKRAVRERLYEAAIQRFEAEGYDAVSVASICAAAGVAKGTFFNHFPTKEHLLFKWYERATDEGAAHTPPPGPLADRLVSACKATLSPVISRPGLWRAKLRLAALHPELRAAEHAADARARAAFERLITEAQARGEVRAGVDPGEAAGLFLAQLTGTVREWVNAEGAFDIAGTIDARARAFAALLA; translated from the coding sequence GTGAGCGAGGAGGGCCTGCGCGAGCGCAAGAAGCGCGCGGTCCGCGAGCGGCTCTATGAGGCCGCGATCCAGCGCTTCGAAGCCGAGGGGTATGACGCGGTCAGCGTCGCCTCGATCTGCGCTGCGGCCGGCGTCGCCAAGGGCACCTTCTTCAATCACTTTCCCACCAAGGAGCATCTGCTCTTCAAGTGGTATGAACGCGCCACCGACGAGGGGGCGGCCCATACGCCCCCGCCAGGTCCGCTCGCGGACCGGCTGGTTTCAGCCTGTAAGGCTACGCTGTCGCCCGTGATCAGCCGGCCCGGGCTGTGGCGGGCCAAGCTGCGCCTGGCCGCCCTTCATCCCGAGCTGCGCGCCGCCGAGCACGCCGCGGACGCGCGCGCCCGCGCCGCGTTCGAGCGCCTGATCACCGAAGCCCAGGCGCGGGGAGAGGTCCGCGCCGGCGTCGATCCCGGCGAGGCGGCCGGGCTGTTTCTCGCCCAGCTGACCGGAACCGTCCGCGAATGGGTGAACGCCGAAGGCGCGTTCGACATCGCCGGGACCATCGACGCCCGCGCTCGCGCCTTCGCGGCTCTGCTTGCATGA
- a CDS encoding S41 family peptidase, protein MRLRSSLAALALSACAAAPASEAPWEQAGALQPLVLGSGETNPDFRGVWRSRGYGWVVEIDEAGLTRYQEGASACYPTPEATRRLSAMASVEYRYGRALPGDAAIFQLLDGDTNVVFDRLDALPQGCAAPVDTSPTAVAAAFLDAFETHYAFFDRRLADRKARAERLRASVHDAMSEAELWDALTAYMDGLSDSHTKLIGAVDGQMRRQQDGQGETLPMIRAGMGEQAWLVGLIDQTLENLGGTGVHTLNDRLVWGVIEPEPGRRVGYLQLFVMGGFTDRTDFASPEWAEAEMSAFNAALDEAFAAFQGADAVIVDLSNNRGGWDRVAKALPGRFTDTPVTGFTTQTRGSGLPPFPHAVTPAGGPRFTGPVRLLTSDVTVSGGELATLAFRQLPNVTQYGAATRGSFSTPLAKPLPNGWLLELSNEVFASPDGAVFEETGVAPDVPIEVYPADNPVGGHWRAVMAVAGAP, encoded by the coding sequence ATGCGTCTGAGATCCAGCCTCGCCGCACTCGCTCTGTCGGCCTGCGCCGCCGCGCCCGCCTCGGAGGCCCCCTGGGAGCAGGCGGGCGCGCTTCAGCCTCTGGTGCTGGGGAGCGGGGAGACGAACCCGGACTTTCGCGGCGTCTGGCGCTCGCGCGGCTATGGCTGGGTGGTCGAGATCGATGAGGCGGGCCTGACGCGCTATCAGGAGGGTGCGAGCGCCTGCTATCCCACGCCGGAAGCGACACGGCGGCTCTCCGCCATGGCCTCGGTCGAATACCGCTATGGCAGGGCCCTGCCGGGCGATGCGGCGATTTTCCAGCTGCTCGACGGCGACACAAACGTGGTCTTCGACCGGCTGGACGCTCTGCCTCAGGGCTGCGCCGCACCGGTCGACACCTCGCCCACCGCCGTGGCGGCGGCGTTTCTGGACGCGTTCGAAACCCATTACGCCTTCTTCGATCGCCGCCTCGCAGATCGCAAGGCGCGCGCCGAGCGCCTGCGCGCAAGCGTCCACGACGCCATGAGCGAGGCGGAGCTCTGGGACGCGCTCACCGCCTATATGGACGGTCTGTCCGACAGCCACACCAAGCTGATCGGCGCGGTGGACGGTCAGATGCGCCGCCAGCAGGACGGGCAGGGCGAAACCCTGCCGATGATCCGCGCCGGGATGGGAGAGCAGGCCTGGCTCGTCGGCCTGATCGATCAGACGCTGGAAAATCTGGGCGGGACCGGGGTTCACACGCTGAACGACCGGCTGGTCTGGGGCGTCATCGAGCCCGAGCCGGGCCGCCGGGTCGGTTATCTGCAGCTTTTCGTCATGGGCGGGTTTACCGACCGCACCGACTTCGCCAGCCCCGAATGGGCCGAGGCGGAGATGTCGGCGTTCAACGCGGCGCTCGATGAGGCGTTCGCCGCGTTTCAGGGCGCGGACGCGGTGATCGTGGACCTGTCCAATAATCGCGGCGGGTGGGACCGGGTGGCGAAGGCCCTGCCGGGCCGGTTCACCGATACGCCGGTCACCGGCTTCACCACCCAGACCCGCGGCTCGGGCCTGCCGCCTTTTCCCCACGCCGTGACGCCGGCCGGCGGGCCGCGCTTCACAGGCCCGGTTCGCCTTCTGACCAGCGACGTCACCGTCAGCGGTGGAGAACTCGCCACGCTCGCCTTCCGCCAGCTGCCGAACGTGACCCAGTACGGCGCAGCCACGCGCGGATCCTTCTCCACCCCGCTCGCCAAGCCGCTACCCAACGGCTGGCTTCTGGAGCTCTCCAACGAGGTGTTCGCAAGCCCGGACGGAGCGGTCTTCGAAGAGACAGGCGTTGCGCCGGACGTCCCGATCGAGGTCTATCCGGCCGATAATCCCGTCGGCGGGCACTGGCGGGCGGTGATGGCCGTGGCCGGCGCCCCCTAA